A DNA window from Gammaproteobacteria bacterium contains the following coding sequences:
- a CDS encoding cache domain-containing protein: MCEEFKQPGSQWFHGDTYVFINDMNGAIVCHPANPDFEGANMLSLQNSEGTFVIQKLIDAVRTKSSGWVQYMWPKPSEGKHAKKLTYVTKVDSGGRALVVGSGIYLD, from the coding sequence GTGTGTGAGGAATTCAAACAGCCGGGCAGTCAGTGGTTTCATGGAGATACCTACGTCTTCATTAATGACATGAACGGAGCCATTGTGTGTCATCCGGCCAATCCCGATTTTGAGGGGGCGAATATGCTGAGCCTCCAGAATTCCGAAGGCACGTTCGTGATTCAAAAGCTTATCGATGCCGTGAGGACAAAATCCTCCGGATGGGTTCAATATATGTGGCCAAAGCCGAGCGAAGGCAAACACGCAAAGAAATTAACCTATGTAACGAAGGTAGATTCAGGCGGGAGAGCCCTCGTCGTGGGCAGTGGCATCTATCTTGATTAA
- a CDS encoding efflux RND transporter permease subunit, with protein MNLPRFALTHRSVVLAFVGILLSVGLFNFTTMSRREDPEITIRDALVITSWPGAPATKVEELITDPLEKAIAEIAEVDEIKSISLVGLSIIEVTVDDNVSNTDQVWDDVRAKVQPVRTRLPQGTNPPFVNSDYGDVYAVVLALYQIPIPGQDRIERPYTPRQLEIFAELIEDELELIPSVAKVEFWGVQPERIYVEVDSADWAKINVTASQLRDIFEARNIVEPGGELDTDRVRYAVVPTGEFTSVTQMNELVVSRLDGNLPVRLGDLPIRIERRYEEPPRTLTRFTDPETPHQPSLVLGIAMKSGRNVVEMGQTVDAVLTRLQDLVLPPDIQLTHINDLPRQVNTRLQDFQKNLLLGAIIVLGVALVTMGWRPALIMATAVPLSMICAFAVVPIFGIELEQFSIAALIIALGMVVDNAIVVSDNTFRLIRAGMPKQEAAIKGAQNLAIPILTSTLTTIFAFLPMLTIIGNVGEYVGSLPVVVAVTLASSFFVALLVTPIMSAWLLKPPAVDKRQAPQESPVGPPLYDRIISWSLERKGIVLGSALTVFAGSLLLLPIIGSQFFPSALRDQFFVKVWLPEGSPIAMTADIAKHVEQILLETSPVIKDGLKEERLANVVSFVGTGGPRLILTQAPEYDYPYFAFLLVNTTDSKYTKEYAKDIRREVAKIHQARITVDLYMLGPPIKDPVAFRLSGPDADILRKKSRDMIKIFKKTPGTDGPYSNWGATGYQVEVKINPYAANLAGVTNADVALTTKSLLSGAHLTTYREGDHLVPVVLRTLREKRKDLNDLSGIFVNGAFGKVPLASVAKVVPTWKPAVVARRNNIPTVTVGSRVDEGILANTIASRIKPRLEEMVAAMPVSYRLEQGGEQEETAKAQSQVVRAIGIAMVLIILVLTVQYNSFLKPLIILITIPLAMIGVLIGLLITGWAMGFMAMLGVLALAGIVINNAIILIDFIETRVADGQSLRTAVTEAGRLRMRPIILTSLTTIGGLLPLSLFGGALWAPMTNGMIFGLILSTVLTLVVVPTLYVTFAEKFNMKVV; from the coding sequence ATGAACCTTCCACGGTTTGCGCTTACCCATCGGTCCGTCGTCCTTGCCTTTGTAGGCATCCTTCTTAGCGTCGGTCTCTTCAACTTCACAACCATGTCTCGCCGTGAGGATCCGGAGATTACTATCCGTGACGCCCTGGTCATCACCAGTTGGCCAGGGGCTCCCGCCACTAAGGTGGAGGAGCTCATCACAGATCCCCTGGAGAAGGCCATCGCTGAGATCGCGGAAGTCGACGAGATCAAGTCCATCTCGTTGGTGGGCCTCTCAATAATTGAAGTAACCGTCGATGACAACGTGAGCAATACAGACCAGGTATGGGACGACGTGCGCGCTAAAGTGCAACCCGTTCGGACTAGGTTACCCCAGGGTACGAATCCCCCTTTTGTTAATTCTGACTATGGAGATGTGTATGCGGTTGTGCTCGCCCTGTACCAAATACCGATCCCCGGACAAGATCGAATTGAGCGACCATACACACCACGCCAGCTTGAGATCTTTGCGGAACTAATCGAAGACGAGCTCGAGCTCATCCCATCAGTAGCCAAGGTGGAGTTCTGGGGAGTGCAACCCGAGCGTATCTACGTTGAAGTCGACAGCGCTGACTGGGCGAAGATCAACGTGACTGCCAGTCAGCTTCGAGACATTTTTGAAGCACGAAATATAGTTGAACCTGGTGGCGAATTGGACACGGACCGCGTGCGATACGCAGTCGTTCCGACCGGCGAGTTTACCTCGGTAACCCAGATGAACGAGCTTGTTGTGAGCCGTCTCGATGGCAACCTACCGGTGCGCCTTGGTGACCTGCCCATTCGTATCGAGCGGCGCTACGAAGAGCCGCCTCGAACCTTAACCCGGTTCACAGATCCAGAAACGCCGCACCAGCCTTCTTTAGTGCTCGGCATCGCGATGAAAAGTGGCCGTAACGTCGTTGAGATGGGCCAGACGGTAGATGCGGTGCTCACTCGCCTGCAGGACCTTGTGCTCCCACCCGACATTCAACTCACACACATCAATGATCTGCCCCGACAGGTCAATACTCGGCTTCAGGATTTCCAGAAAAATCTGCTCCTTGGCGCGATTATCGTCCTCGGTGTTGCCCTAGTAACAATGGGATGGCGCCCCGCACTTATCATGGCTACCGCCGTGCCGCTGTCCATGATCTGTGCTTTCGCGGTAGTTCCGATTTTTGGAATCGAATTGGAGCAGTTTTCGATCGCAGCCCTGATCATCGCGCTTGGCATGGTGGTGGACAACGCTATCGTGGTTTCCGACAACACGTTCCGTCTCATTCGGGCAGGCATGCCCAAACAGGAAGCCGCCATCAAGGGCGCCCAGAATCTCGCTATACCTATTTTGACGTCGACATTGACCACAATATTCGCATTTCTCCCCATGTTGACGATCATTGGCAACGTCGGGGAGTATGTGGGGAGTCTCCCGGTGGTCGTTGCAGTCACTCTCGCCTCAAGTTTCTTCGTAGCGCTTCTGGTGACGCCGATCATGAGCGCGTGGCTACTGAAGCCCCCAGCCGTTGATAAGAGGCAGGCGCCGCAAGAGTCACCCGTAGGTCCACCGCTATATGATCGAATCATAAGTTGGTCACTGGAGCGCAAGGGAATCGTACTGGGCTCTGCCCTGACGGTATTCGCCGGGAGCCTCCTCCTGCTTCCGATCATCGGGTCCCAATTCTTCCCATCGGCGCTTCGCGATCAGTTCTTTGTCAAGGTTTGGCTGCCCGAAGGTTCACCTATCGCTATGACGGCTGACATCGCCAAGCACGTCGAACAGATACTTCTCGAGACAAGCCCAGTTATTAAAGACGGTTTGAAAGAAGAGCGCCTTGCTAATGTGGTCAGCTTCGTGGGTACGGGAGGTCCACGCCTCATACTGACCCAAGCGCCTGAGTACGACTATCCGTACTTTGCATTCCTACTTGTGAATACGACAGATTCAAAATACACCAAGGAATACGCCAAGGACATCCGCCGAGAAGTAGCTAAGATCCACCAAGCGCGCATTACCGTTGACCTTTATATGTTAGGACCTCCGATTAAAGATCCGGTAGCGTTTCGTTTGAGTGGCCCAGATGCCGATATATTAAGAAAAAAAAGCCGAGACATGATCAAGATTTTTAAAAAGACCCCTGGCACGGATGGCCCCTATAGCAACTGGGGAGCTACCGGATACCAGGTCGAAGTGAAGATCAACCCGTATGCTGCCAATCTCGCTGGTGTTACCAACGCTGATGTCGCGTTGACAACAAAATCGCTACTCTCTGGCGCACACCTAACCACCTATCGCGAGGGAGATCATCTCGTGCCCGTTGTGCTGAGAACACTGCGCGAGAAACGCAAGGATCTAAATGATCTGTCCGGAATCTTTGTGAACGGAGCGTTTGGCAAGGTGCCTCTGGCCTCCGTCGCCAAAGTCGTGCCAACTTGGAAACCGGCAGTTGTGGCGCGCCGTAACAACATACCCACAGTCACTGTAGGTTCACGGGTTGACGAAGGCATTCTCGCCAACACCATTGCCTCACGCATCAAGCCTCGCCTGGAGGAAATGGTCGCGGCCATGCCTGTTAGCTACCGACTCGAACAGGGTGGCGAACAGGAAGAGACTGCTAAAGCCCAATCGCAAGTCGTTCGCGCGATTGGCATTGCGATGGTGTTGATAATCCTCGTGCTGACTGTGCAGTACAACTCATTTCTCAAACCTCTGATCATTCTCATCACGATTCCGTTGGCCATGATCGGTGTGCTAATTGGACTGCTGATCACGGGCTGGGCAATGGGATTTATGGCAATGCTCGGAGTACTCGCTCTGGCAGGCATCGTTATCAATAACGCCATCATTCTTATTGATTTTATCGAAACCAGAGTAGCCGATGGTCAATCATTGCGCACTGCTGTGACTGAGGCAGGCCGATTACGTATGCGCCCGATCATACTGACAAGTCTCACCACGATTGGTGGATTACTACCACTTTCACTATTTGGCGGCGCCCTTTGGGCCCCTATGACCAATGGAATGATATTTGGCTTGATCTTGTCAACGGTGTTAACACTTGTCGTCGTGCCGACACTCTATGTCACGTTCGCAGAGAAGTTTAATATGAAGGTCGTGTAG
- a CDS encoding tetratricopeptide repeat protein, whose translation MRKALLATIIIVALPGAVWADAESAAAAYQSEHYALAFREYRALALRGVPEAQFNLALMYRHGRGVPKDYAEAVKWYRTAADQGVPQAQFNLAVMYERGLGVAQDYDEAVKWYHKAAAQGFALAQYRLAQMYLSGQGVPQNDAQALMWTHMAAKHGHAKAQSDLAYRYATGQGIQQDDAEAAIWIRKAAEQGIAVAQNDLGYMYATGQGVQQDYSEAAIWIRRAAEQGIADAQHNLGYMYEVGQGVPQDYSQAVKWYRKAAEQGYAEAQNNLAGMYVTGRGVPIDGVQAYAWSAVAAEAGYETARTNRDRIAALLTPEQIDEAEKLSKELSMQYGR comes from the coding sequence ATGAGAAAAGCCTTACTTGCGACAATTATCATTGTTGCTTTGCCAGGCGCTGTGTGGGCGGATGCAGAGTCGGCTGCGGCTGCCTATCAAAGCGAACACTACGCCCTGGCGTTTCGAGAGTACAGGGCGCTCGCATTGCGTGGGGTACCTGAGGCGCAGTTCAATCTCGCACTGATGTACCGGCATGGCCGTGGTGTTCCGAAAGACTATGCTGAGGCGGTGAAGTGGTATCGCACGGCCGCTGATCAAGGAGTGCCCCAGGCGCAATTTAACCTTGCCGTGATGTACGAACGTGGCCTGGGAGTTGCGCAGGACTATGATGAGGCCGTCAAGTGGTACCACAAGGCGGCAGCCCAGGGGTTTGCATTAGCGCAATATCGCCTTGCCCAGATGTATCTTTCCGGTCAGGGCGTTCCGCAGAATGATGCGCAAGCGCTCATGTGGACCCACATGGCGGCGAAGCATGGACACGCGAAGGCGCAGAGTGATCTCGCTTATCGGTATGCGACGGGGCAAGGCATCCAACAGGACGACGCTGAAGCTGCAATCTGGATCCGGAAAGCAGCTGAGCAGGGTATTGCGGTGGCGCAAAATGATCTCGGCTACATGTATGCGACAGGACAGGGTGTCCAGCAGGATTATAGTGAAGCAGCGATTTGGATCCGAAGGGCCGCTGAGCAGGGGATCGCTGATGCTCAGCATAATCTTGGCTACATGTATGAGGTAGGTCAAGGCGTTCCACAAGATTACTCGCAGGCGGTTAAGTGGTATCGCAAAGCGGCCGAGCAAGGTTATGCAGAGGCACAAAATAACCTCGCAGGTATGTACGTGACCGGTCGGGGCGTACCGATCGACGGTGTGCAGGCGTATGCCTGGTCGGCCGTTGCCGCGGAAGCCGGATATGAAACGGCTCGCACGAACCGTGACCGCATCGCAGCACTGTTAACCCCAGAGCAAATCGATGAGGCAGAGAAACTGTCAAAGGAATTGTCGATGCAGTACGGGAGATAA
- a CDS encoding LOG family protein translates to MDEKAQDLTKAYSNENFLNSSAARSLRILAEYLEPHSRLSHYGIEDTIVFMGSARCPPPGKAKKEVKAAKDGDGDLEKAKHRLEISKYYESAKALAHRLTDWSKKLPDEHRRFVVCTGGGPGIMEAASQGASEAKGMNMGLTISIPEKEFANRYVTRELGFHFHYFFMRKFWFLYLAKAVIIFPGGYGTLDELFEILTLLQTRKIRKHLPLVLFGTEYWDQVINFEALVRYGSISPDDLKFMFRTDSVDEAFDFITQELSKYGLEERGAIL, encoded by the coding sequence ATGGATGAAAAAGCACAGGACCTGACCAAGGCATACAGTAATGAGAATTTTCTTAACAGCAGCGCAGCTCGATCACTGAGGATACTGGCTGAATATTTGGAGCCGCACAGCCGTTTGTCCCATTACGGAATCGAAGACACGATTGTATTTATGGGATCCGCGCGCTGCCCACCCCCTGGGAAGGCAAAGAAAGAGGTCAAAGCCGCTAAAGACGGGGATGGGGATTTGGAAAAGGCTAAACATCGCCTTGAGATATCGAAATACTATGAGTCAGCCAAAGCACTTGCTCACCGGTTGACCGATTGGTCAAAGAAATTGCCAGATGAACATCGGCGCTTTGTGGTCTGCACCGGTGGCGGGCCCGGAATCATGGAAGCGGCCAGTCAGGGAGCTTCGGAAGCCAAAGGCATGAATATGGGGCTCACCATCTCCATTCCTGAAAAGGAGTTTGCTAATCGATATGTTACCCGGGAGCTGGGATTTCACTTTCACTATTTCTTTATGCGGAAGTTCTGGTTCTTATATCTGGCAAAGGCCGTGATTATTTTTCCAGGGGGATACGGTACCCTCGATGAGCTCTTCGAGATCCTGACGTTGCTGCAGACCCGAAAGATCCGCAAACACTTGCCACTGGTACTCTTCGGTACTGAGTACTGGGATCAAGTGATCAATTTCGAAGCCCTCGTGCGATATGGCAGCATTAGTCCAGATGATCTGAAATTTATGTTCCGAACTGACTCGGTGGACGAAGCTTTTGACTTCATCACTCAGGAACTTAGCAAATACGGCCTTGAGGAGCGCGGCGCAATCCTTTAA
- a CDS encoding isoprenylcysteine carboxylmethyltransferase family protein codes for MPPPVIYAGVFLTGYLLHRSMPIHFFPDRLSLTLGSLLILLSIPLVALSFRELICQRTAMNIDKPVATLVVTGSFRFTRNPMYLSVTLLYCGLGVSLDLAWVILLLPLALVIVHYKVIVREEVRLERQFGQDYLDYKASVRRWL; via the coding sequence GTGCCACCGCCGGTTATCTATGCGGGGGTATTTCTCACAGGTTATCTTTTGCACCGGAGCATGCCCATTCACTTTTTCCCAGACCGGTTGAGTCTTACCTTGGGATCGCTATTAATTCTCTTGTCGATTCCGCTAGTCGCACTCAGCTTTCGCGAGTTAATCTGCCAGCGGACAGCGATGAATATCGACAAGCCGGTTGCCACACTTGTTGTCACGGGTTCATTTCGTTTCACGCGCAATCCCATGTACCTGTCAGTGACGCTTTTATATTGCGGACTGGGTGTTTCTCTGGATCTCGCGTGGGTCATCCTGTTGCTGCCACTGGCACTTGTCATAGTGCATTACAAGGTCATCGTCAGGGAGGAAGTTCGCCTCGAGCGACAATTTGGACAGGACTATCTCGACTACAAAGCAAGCGTCCGAAGATGGTTATAA
- a CDS encoding META domain-containing protein, producing MNRIGLTILVLFLLLQGCNSPESNTSQPESNSVQVGPSNLNTIAGIEWRLTQMIVNNDGVPLLPDATVTFLYTGDGKVAGSASINRYFGNLEMSKDGNITWSEPGFGTTLMAGPPELMSQETKFLKSLKSVQQMYLKDSTLTMESDDRSVYLVFVKDT from the coding sequence ATGAACAGAATTGGATTAACAATACTGGTTTTATTTTTGCTCCTACAAGGTTGTAATTCACCCGAGTCCAACACTTCTCAGCCTGAGTCCAATAGTGTTCAGGTTGGACCAAGTAACCTTAACACGATCGCAGGCATCGAGTGGCGCCTTACTCAGATGATCGTAAATAATGATGGTGTCCCGTTACTCCCTGATGCTACCGTCACGTTCTTATACACTGGTGATGGGAAGGTGGCGGGATCAGCGTCGATCAACCGTTACTTCGGAAACCTTGAGATGAGTAAAGACGGTAATATCACCTGGAGCGAGCCCGGATTCGGCACAACCTTGATGGCTGGGCCGCCGGAGCTCATGAGCCAAGAAACGAAGTTCCTGAAATCCCTGAAATCTGTTCAACAGATGTACCTGAAAGACTCAACCCTTACCATGGAGAGCGATGATAGATCAGTTTATCTCGTATTTGTAAAGGATACCTAA